The following proteins come from a genomic window of Salvia hispanica cultivar TCC Black 2014 chromosome 4, UniMelb_Shisp_WGS_1.0, whole genome shotgun sequence:
- the LOC125221325 gene encoding probable pectinesterase/pectinesterase inhibitor 46 gives MASLVTLIICIAITLSQAIATTDENILERGTTNESQCRNLTELTMQQISSAIPYFSDNGEIGRMINNTNVDSINADNNKLALSALTCCQEFLSLAVYNLNRSLSTDVTKAGMMSMICAAGTILQTCIDGFEDQSRVMFESVYNKLKYPIDTNKDTTKRMAKLNGISDVLNKDSEYPSWLSDGDMNLMRADSKIKADVVVAKDGSGKYRTVQAAVNDAPRISMKRYVIYVKSGSYNENVKIPPDRWNLMMVGDGMDKTIIHNNLSYRAGFQTWATATFAAYGEGFIAQDIKFVNIAGAINEQAVALLSAGDRSVFYRCSMEGYQDTLCPLSNRQLYRECEIYGTIDFIFGNAAVVIQKSSILVRKPLRGQFNTITAQGRTDPDWPTGTVVQSSTIRAAEDLTGVRTYLGRPWKNYASVVFMQNNMGKLIDPIGWTPWDPPTPKNTVFLAEYYNLGDGAETKGRMKWPGVKPRLGRKEASRDFFDGDYREHLAGGSPANGQALRRRVAVFFNCGEEVCGGELWLLARNHADNRVLIGEFGAVPALIPLLNCSDSTAQEHAVTALLNLSLHDGNKIVITRAGAVKSLIYVLKTGTEVSKQNAACALLSLALVDEYNA, from the exons ATGGCCTCACTTGTAACCTTAATCATTTGCATAGCTATTACATTATCTCAAGCGATTGCAACAACCGATGAAAACATCTTGGAGAGAGGCACTACAAATGAAAGTCAATGCAGGAACTTGACAGAGTTGACAATGCAACAAATTTCATCAGCAATCCCATATTTCAGTGACAATGGAGAAATCGGAAGAATGATCAACAACACTAATGTAGACAGCATTAATGCAGACAACAACAAACTAGCCTTATCCGCACTGACATGTTGCCAagagtttctctctctcgcAGTATATAACCTCAATAGATCCCTCTCGACTGATGTAACCAAGGCCGGAATGATGTCCATGATATGCGCCGCAGGCACCATTCTACAGACGTGCATAGACGGATTTGAGGATCAATCCCGGGTGATGTTTGAATCTGTATACAACAAACTCAAGTATCCCATTGATACCAACAAAGACACCACAAAAAGGATGGCCAAGTTGAACGGTATATCTGATGTTTTGAACAAAGATTCTGAGTATCCAAGTTGGCTATCTGATGGGGACATGAATCTCATGAGGGCGGATTCGAAGATCAAAGCTGACGTTGTGGTGGCCAAAGATGGATCGGGTAAGTATAGGACAGTACAGGCTGCGGTGAACGATGCGCCGAGAATTAGCATGAAGAGGTATGTGATTTATGTGAAGAGTGGATCttataatgaaaatgtgaagatACCGCCAGAtagatggaatttgatgaTGGTTGGAGATGGGATGGATAAAACCATAATCCACAACAACTTGAGTTATCGTGCTGGATTCCAGACTTGGGCAACCGCCACCtttg CCGCATACGGAGAGGGATTCATAGCCCAGGACATAAAATTCGTCAACATTGCCGGAGCCATCAACGAACAAGCTGTGGCCCTCCTCTCAGCGGGAGACCGCTCCGTATTCTACCGGTGCAGCATGGAAGGCTACCAAGACACCCTCTGCCCCCTATCCAACCGGCAGTTGTACCGCGAGTGCGAAATCTACGGCACGATCGACTTCATCTTCGGCAACGCGGCCGTGGTGATACAAAAGAGCAGCATCTTGGTTAGAAAGCCACTCCGTGGGCAATTCAACACGATCACGGCCCAGGGCAGGACGGACCCGGATTGGCCGACCGGGACTGTGGTGCAATCCAGCACGATCCGAGCGGCGGAAGACCTGACGGGCGTGAGAACCTACCTCGGGCGGCCTTGGAAGAACTATGCCTCGGTTGTGTTCATGCAAAATAATATGGGTAAATTGATCGATCCAATCGGGTGGACACCCTGGGATCCACCCACGCCAAAGAACACTGTTTTCCTAGCGGAGTATTACAACCTTGGGGATGGCGCGGAAACTAAGGGTCGAATGAAATGGCCAGGAGTGAAGCCTAGGCTTGGACGCAAGGAGGCGTCTCG AGACTTTTTCGACGGAGATTATCGAGAGCATCTCGCCGGAGGATCTCCAGCCAACGGTCAAGCTCTGCGCCGACGGGTTGCAGTCTTCTTCAATTGCGGTGAAGAGGTCTGTGGCGGTGAATTGTGGTTATTGGCGAGGAATCACGCTGATAATCGTGTTTTAATTGGGGAATTCGGCGCCGTGCCTGCTTTGATTCCGCTTCTCAATTGCTCGGACTCTACCGCGCAGGAGCACGCGGTGACGGCGCTTCTTAATCTCTCCCTCCACGACGGCAACAAGATCGTGATAACCAGAGCCGGCGCTGTGAAATCcctaatttatgttttgaaaaCAGGCACCGAGGTGTCGAAGCAGAACGCGGCTTGCGCGCTGCTGAGTCTGGCTTTGGTTGACGAGTACAATGCTTGA